Proteins encoded together in one Anopheles darlingi chromosome 3, idAnoDarlMG_H_01, whole genome shotgun sequence window:
- the LOC125954085 gene encoding uncharacterized protein LOC125954085 has protein sequence MQFGWAYDGVNGSVPRNTGPECAEYLTPGRKLIETVIIVPLCMLAIKWSMSRLKPITWRQPPERTVVSNAAAAPPPPGGALLNVNRPLSSSNHNLHHLHYQRHAEPEPRDLLLPHHRERSFSSASIASGSAEEYCCHRCCQTGSSVAGGRGGSSLQPGDTLAPSWGKQFLLVTMTLTLGVEIGFKFATRTVIYILNPCHITTVIQIYLLACNKPTKSSTVLFRLQMNYLNGPLLAFMFPETDSRQIALEASLYWIQHALMVIIPIYLLKTGGVYNMEALNDFTWNVIGYAALIIYHFGVLQIAATPVQVNLNHMLCPALKDPFEGPNYRVCAVFHEAILCTLLCKLVTFLFSPLPVPLVTNPPFIKNGTPGDVTPNIPAASLASSTSLPPHLISSSRPSSRSSSPAKSASMLQENNIIIKTSKID, from the exons ATGCAATTTGGTTGGGCGTACGATGGAGTTAACGGTTCAGTGCCCCGAAATACCGGTCCGGAGTGTGCGGAGTACCTTACGCCGGGTCGGAAGCTGATCgaaaccgtcatcatcgtaccACTGTGTATGCTAGCGATCAAATGGTCAATGAGCCGGTTAAAACCGATCACCTGGCGTCAACCACCCGAGCGCACTGTCGtcagcaacgcagcagcagcaccaccaccacccggtggtGCCCTTCTGAACGTCAACCGGCCgctcagtagcagcaaccacaatCTGCACCATCTGCACTACCAGCGCCatgcggaaccggaaccacggGATCTGCTGCTACCGCATCACAGGGAGCGATCGTTTTCGTCCGCCTCGATTGCGAGTGGGTCGGCGGAAGAGTACTGCTGCCATCGATGCTGCCAGACGGGTTCATCGGTGGCCGGTGGGCGAGGAGGCTCGAGCCTTCAGCCCGGTGATACCCTGGCGCCGAGCTGGGGCAAACAATTCCTTCTCGTTACTATGACACTCACGTTGGGCGTTGAGATAGGCTTTAAATTTGCAACTAGGACTGTTATCTACATTTTAAATCCCTGTCACATAACCACTGTTATACAG ATTTATCTGCTGGCCTGCAACAAGCCAACCAAGAGCTCAACCGTACTATTTCGGCTGCAGATGAACTACTTGAATGGGCCACTTTTGGCGTTCATGTTTCCGGAAACGGACAGCCGGCAGATAGCGCTCGAGGCATCCCTCTACTGGATTCAGCATGCACTCATGGTGATAATACCGATATACTTACTCAAGACCGGTG GTGTCTACAATATGGAAGCTTTAAATGATTTCACATGGAACGTTATTGGTTACGCCGCTCTGATCATCTACCATTTCGGTGTTTTACAAATTGCGGCCACG CCGGTACAGGTGAACCTCAACCACATGCTCTGCCCAGCACTGAAGGACCCATTCGAAGGCCCCAACTACCGTGTATGCGCGGTGTTTCACGAAGCCATCCTGTGCACGCTGCTGTGCAAGCTAGTCACCTTTCTGTTCAGCCCGCTGCCAGTGCCACTCGTCACCAATCCACCCTTCATCAAGAACGGTACGCCGGGCGACGTGACGCCCAACATTCCTGCGGCCAGCCTGGCTTCGTCTACCTCGCTACCACCGCACCTGATCTCATCATCCCGTCCATCGTCACGCTCGTCATCGCCGGCCAAATCGGCCTCGATGCTGCAAGAgaacaacattatcatcaAAACGAGCAAGATCGACTAG
- the LOC125957366 gene encoding uncharacterized protein LOC125957366, with the protein MVEWHSTILIVRSARQYSIISQRTVALQCGSMAKYGVLTLLITGALIGLVDARYSHVACQVVENKWCTVQRLRISARTDVRSLVFPDDRYERIRIGQYYDFVNTDSTIVIFSGELFYRMRRVRYLQMNGVRMVGLDMPDTVIELDVADNWLSRVYIDPDRSYSLRKLIMRNNHLTSISSFKYLNMLEELDLSDNLLHAVNFDVFSFMPYIRVLNLARNRIFSATAGNGVISLGYLEEANLAENQLSKLDVGVWLFPSLRMLNLTGNPIKRLNLSSQQSFPRLKMVLL; encoded by the exons ATGGTTGAATGGCACAGCACGATACTTATCGTTCGAAGTGCACGCCAATATTCTATCATTAGTCAGAGAACAGTGGCACTCCAGTGCGGAAGCATGGCAAAGTATGGCGTACT gacacTCCTGATCACGGGCGCTCTCATCGGTCTGGTCGATGCACGGTACAGTCATGTGGCCTGTCAGGTGGTGGAGAACAAGTGGTGTACCGTGCAGCGTCTGCGGATCAGCGCCAGGACGGACGTGCGTAGCCTAGTGTTCCCGGATGATCGGTACGAGAGGATCCGCATCGGGCAGTACTACGACTTCGTCAACACCGACAGCACGATCGTGATCTTCTCGGGCGAACTGTTCTATCGTATGCGCCGCGTGCGCTACCTGCAGATGAACGGTGTCCGGATGGTGGGGCTCGACATGCCCGACACTGTCATCGAGCTGGACGTGGCCGATAACTGGCTGTCGCGGGTGTACATCGATCCGGATCGTAGTTACTCGCTGCGGAAGCTGATTATGCGCAACAATCACCTGACGAGCATTAGCAGCTTCAAGTATCTCAACATGCTGGAGGAGCTCGACCTGAGCGATAACTTGCTGCACGCGGTCAACTTTGACGTGTTCTCGTTCATGCCGTACATCCGGGTGCTGAATCTGGCACGCAACCGAATTTTCAGCGCCACCGCTGGCAATGGCGTCATCTCGCTCGGGTATCTGGAGGAGGCCAACCTGGCGGAGAACCAGCTCAGCAAGCTGGACGTCGGTGTTTGGCTGTTTCCGTCGCTCCGTATGCTAAACCTCACCGGTAATCCCATCAAGCGCTTGAACCTCTCCAGCCAACAGTCATTTCCGCGGCTGAAGATGGTTCTGCTGTGA
- the LOC125957371 gene encoding uncharacterized protein LOC125957371: MNSAAYISIILGCCVLWVACSFPVALSCDSCGRECASACGTRHFRTCCFNYLRKRSSTPPIAPPGNDNHLDHWYAAKSAQKSRLNHRRLADLLMNNVENDIDYEFYPMMATHLKALRDVQPAAAVAAAIPSSSIGQTINAQEPEDTRSGERSVEKSSEEVDSGRLQLLYES, from the exons ATGAATTCTGCAGCATACATTTCGATCATTCTTGGGT GTTGTGTGCTGTGGGTTGCTTGCTCATTTCCCGTGGCACTGTCGTGTGATTCTTGTGGTCGTGAGTGCGCATCAGCTTGCGGTACACGTCACTTCCGGACCTGCTGTTTCAACTATCTCCGTAAACGCAGCTCGACCCCACCGATCGCTCCACCGGGAAACGATAACCATCTTGACCACTGGTATGCCGCCAAATCAGCCCAAAAATCCCGCTTGAACCATCGACGGTTGGCGGATCTGCTCATGAACAACGTGGAGAACGATATCGATTACGAGTTTTATCCAATGATGGCGACGCATCTCAAGGCACTTCGGGACgtacaaccagcagcagcagtagcagcagcaattccgAGCAGTTCGATCGGCCAAACGATTAACGCCCAGGAACCGGAAGATACTCGCAGTGGCGAGAGAAGCGTTGAAAAATCGTCGGAAGAAGTAGATTCTGGACGGTTACAGCTGTTATACGAATCTTAA
- the LOC125957193 gene encoding F-box/SPRY domain-containing protein 1 — translation MDDDLIEYAPNIPDNVLELIFSYLKLQDLRNCALVCKSWYRFLCDENNEVWRAQCLQKVPPEAFKNDLLSVVPSYKAKLRAFYHAWNPFDCSRHVYIKPNGFTLHRNPVAQSTDGSRGKIGFKHGRHAWEVRWEGPLGTVAVVGIATKDAAIQCHGYYALLGADDQSWGWNLVDNLLLHNGDAHGIYPLLNNAPKYKVGERIRVILDCDDNTLSFEKNYEFLGVAFTDLPDKIFYPTVAAVYGNTEISMVYLGPPLDG, via the exons ATGGACGACGATCTGATCGAATACGCACCGAACATCCCGGATAATGTGCTGGAGCTAATCTTCTCCTACCTAAAGCTGCAGGACCTGCGGAACTGTGCGCTGGTGTGCAAAAGCTGGTACCGGTTTCTGTGCGATGAGAACAACGAAGTGTGGAGGGCCCAGTGCCTGCAGAAGGTACCGCCGGAAGCCTTCAAAAACGACCTGCTCTCGGTAGTGCCGTCCTACAAAGCGAAGCTGCGGGCGTTCTACCATGCATGGAATCCGTTCGACTGCAGTCGGCACGTTTACATCAAACCAAATGGTTTTACGCTTCATCG CAACCCTGTGGCCCAGAGCACGGACGGATCGCGGGGTAAAATAGGCTTTAAGCACGGAAGACACGCCTGGGAGGTCAGATGGGAAGGTCCCCTAGGGACGGTGGCTGTCGTAGGGATCGCAACAAAAGATGCCGCTATCCAATGTCACGGATACTATGCTCTGTTGG GTGCAGACGACCAGAGTTGGGGATGGAACCTGGTCGataacctgctgctgcataatgGCGATGCACACGGGATCTATCCTCTGCTAAACAATGCACCAAAGTATAAG GTGGGCGAGAGAATACGAGTGATACTAGACTGCGACGACAATACTTTGTCATTCGAGAAAAACTATGAATTCCTAGGCGTAGCTTTTACAG ACTTACCCGATAAGATATTCTATCCGACCGTGGCAGCGGTGTATGGCAATACAGAAATCTCGATGGTATACCTCGGTCCCCCGCTGGATGGTTAG